Proteins from a single region of Caloramator sp. E03:
- the hisF gene encoding imidazole glycerol phosphate synthase subunit HisF codes for MLAKRIIPCLDVKDGRVVKGKRFKDICDVDDPVKLSEYYNEEGADELVFYDITASFEKRNIFLNVVEKVAEKINIPFTVGGGINSIEDFRAALLAGADKVSVNTSAVRDPDIIKKAALKFGSQCVVLSMDVKKTENGYYKVFINGGRVETNLEAISWAKTGENLGAGEIVLNSIDCDGVKNGYDIELTRAIAEAVNIPVIASGGAGNMEHFSEVLKYGKADAALAASIFHYGDIKIKDLKDYLAKDGICVRREYYDAADKV; via the coding sequence TTGCTTGCAAAGAGGATTATTCCCTGTCTTGATGTAAAAGATGGAAGAGTTGTCAAGGGGAAAAGGTTTAAAGATATATGTGATGTTGATGATCCTGTTAAGTTGTCAGAGTATTATAATGAAGAAGGAGCGGATGAACTTGTATTTTATGATATAACCGCATCCTTTGAGAAGAGAAATATATTTTTAAATGTTGTCGAAAAGGTTGCAGAGAAAATCAACATACCTTTTACTGTAGGAGGAGGTATTAATAGTATAGAAGATTTTAGAGCAGCTTTGTTAGCAGGAGCAGATAAGGTGTCAGTTAATACGTCAGCTGTTCGAGATCCAGATATTATTAAAAAAGCAGCATTAAAATTTGGAAGCCAGTGTGTGGTATTATCTATGGATGTTAAAAAAACTGAAAATGGATACTATAAAGTATTTATAAATGGAGGAAGAGTTGAAACAAATCTTGAGGCTATATCTTGGGCTAAAACTGGGGAGAACCTTGGAGCAGGAGAGATAGTATTAAACAGTATTGACTGTGATGGAGTAAAAAATGGATATGACATTGAACTTACAAGGGCAATTGCAGAGGCCGTAAATATTCCTGTTATAGCTTCAGGAGGTGCAGGAAATATGGAGCATTTTAGTGAAGTTTTAAAATATGGTAAAGCTGATGCAGCTTTAGCAGCATCTATATTTCACTATGGGGACATTAAAATAAAAGATCTTAAGGATTATTTAGCTAAGGATGGAATTTGTGTAAGGAGGGAATATTATGACGCTGCAGATAAAGTTTGA
- the pyrB gene encoding aspartate carbamoyltransferase: MLKGRHLIDPMDFSVEEIDSILDLADKIVENPEKYAHACDGKLMATLFYEPSTRTRFSFEAAMLRLGGKVIGFSEPNSSSVAKGESVADTIRTISCYADIAVMRHPKEGAPKVASLYSEIPLINAGDGGHQHPTQTLTDLLTIRSVKKTLSNLTIGLCGDLKFGRTVHSLIKSMSRYENNKFLLISPKELKVPDYIRKEVLEKKNIEFKEVERIEEVIDTLDILYVTRVQRERFFNEEDYVRLKDSYILDMKKMKMAKEDMIVMHPLPRVNEIAYEVDSDKRAYYFKQAKYGMFVRMALIMKLLG; this comes from the coding sequence ATGTTAAAAGGAAGACATTTAATTGACCCTATGGATTTTTCAGTTGAGGAAATTGACAGTATACTTGATCTTGCAGATAAAATTGTTGAAAATCCAGAAAAATATGCTCATGCATGCGATGGAAAGTTAATGGCAACACTTTTTTATGAGCCAAGTACAAGAACAAGATTTAGCTTTGAAGCTGCGATGTTAAGGCTTGGAGGTAAAGTAATAGGATTCTCAGAGCCTAATTCAAGTTCTGTTGCTAAAGGGGAAAGTGTTGCAGATACTATAAGAACCATATCCTGCTATGCAGATATTGCAGTTATGAGGCATCCTAAGGAAGGTGCTCCAAAGGTTGCATCCTTATATTCTGAAATTCCACTTATCAATGCTGGAGATGGAGGTCATCAGCATCCAACTCAAACCTTAACAGATCTTTTAACTATAAGATCAGTTAAAAAAACATTATCAAATCTTACAATTGGCCTGTGTGGCGATTTAAAATTCGGAAGAACAGTTCATTCATTAATAAAATCCATGTCGAGATATGAAAATAATAAATTTCTATTGATTTCCCCAAAAGAGCTTAAAGTTCCAGATTATATTAGAAAAGAAGTATTAGAAAAGAAAAACATAGAATTTAAAGAGGTTGAGAGAATAGAAGAGGTTATTGATACGCTTGATATACTTTATGTAACAAGAGTGCAGAGAGAAAGGTTTTTCAATGAAGAGGACTATGTTAGGTTAAAGGACAGTTATATTCTTGATATGAAAAAAATGAAAATGGCAAAAGAAGATATGATAGTTATGCATCCTCTTCCAAGGGTAAACGAAATAGCTTATGAGGTGGACAGTGATAAAAGGGCCTATTACTTTAAACAAGCAAAGTATGGAATGTTTGTTAGAATGGCACTTATTATGAAGCTATTGGGGTAG
- a CDS encoding EFR1 family ferrodoxin (N-terminal region resembles flavodoxins. C-terminal ferrodoxin region binds two 4Fe-4S clusters.) yields the protein MKGAIVYFSGTGNTEFVAKNFKDEFQKRNIECVLIDISKKKKINDDYNFYVFGCPIHSDLFPDYFIDFINNNIKYGNRRKCIIFSTQASNSAAGADYLGEILNKKDFEIMAKIMVKMPQNFFIAGFKKTPQDECEKLKKDAQAYVKSIVESFLEGKKVLNNVSNLRLVFGKAIYKMFKKYALNWAKNKLKVDMSVCVKCQKCIQNCPTKNITFDETIKFKSQCICCQRCIHGCPVNAFYFKGKRVSQYKI from the coding sequence ATGAAAGGTGCTATAGTTTATTTTTCAGGTACAGGTAATACAGAATTTGTGGCTAAAAATTTTAAAGATGAGTTCCAAAAAAGAAACATTGAATGTGTACTAATAGATATTAGCAAAAAAAAGAAAATAAATGATGATTATAATTTTTATGTTTTTGGATGTCCTATACATTCAGATCTTTTTCCAGATTACTTTATTGATTTTATTAATAATAACATTAAGTACGGAAACAGAAGAAAATGTATTATATTTTCTACCCAGGCAAGTAATTCAGCTGCCGGGGCAGATTATCTTGGAGAAATATTAAATAAAAAAGATTTTGAAATAATGGCTAAAATAATGGTTAAAATGCCTCAAAATTTTTTTATAGCAGGATTTAAAAAAACTCCTCAAGATGAATGTGAAAAACTTAAAAAAGATGCACAGGCTTATGTGAAATCTATTGTTGAAAGTTTCTTAGAAGGTAAAAAGGTTTTAAATAATGTTTCAAATTTAAGATTAGTTTTTGGTAAGGCAATATATAAAATGTTTAAAAAATATGCATTAAATTGGGCTAAGAATAAGCTTAAAGTTGATATGTCTGTATGTGTAAAATGTCAAAAATGCATTCAAAACTGTCCTACTAAAAATATAACATTTGATGAAACAATAAAATTTAAATCCCAATGTATATGTTGCCAAAGGTGTATTCATGGTTGTCCTGTGAATGCCTTTTATTTTAAAGGGAAAAGGGTTTCTCAATATAAAATTTAA
- the hisD gene encoding histidinol dehydrogenase yields the protein MRRIYVNENNFKQAIKNINERSEKFYREIDNVVLNIINDVKEKGDKALLYYTNAFDKVNLDDLKVKDKEIENALSIVQEEFIEILKEAKKNIYEYHEKTLQSSWMMYKNEGIILGQKVSPIERVGIYVPGGKAAYPSTVLMNAIPAQIAGVESIVLVSPPDKNGSISPYILAAAWVCGIKEIYKIGGAQAIAALAYGTETIKPVYKITGPGNIYVARAKSMVYGKVDIDMVAGPSEICVVADESSDTKFIAADMLSQAEHDENAASILITTSEKVAYKVIENINTQLKYLSRKDIIEKSLESNCRIFITDNIKTCINICNEIAPEHLEIMVENPFELLPLVKNAGAIFLGKFSPEPLGDYFAGPNHTLPTSGTAKFSSPLSVESFMKKSSIIYYDEMNLKNIKDKIIKFANNEGLDAHANSIKVRFDYGEAN from the coding sequence ATGAGAAGGATATATGTAAATGAAAATAATTTTAAACAGGCGATAAAGAATATAAATGAAAGAAGTGAAAAATTCTACAGGGAAATTGATAATGTTGTTTTAAATATAATCAATGATGTTAAGGAAAAAGGAGATAAAGCATTACTTTATTATACAAATGCCTTTGATAAGGTAAATTTAGATGATTTAAAGGTAAAAGATAAGGAAATTGAAAATGCATTAAGTATTGTTCAAGAGGAGTTTATAGAGATACTAAAAGAGGCAAAAAAGAATATCTATGAATATCATGAAAAAACTCTGCAAAGTTCTTGGATGATGTATAAAAATGAAGGGATAATTTTAGGACAGAAGGTAAGCCCTATTGAAAGAGTTGGAATATATGTTCCAGGGGGAAAGGCAGCCTATCCTTCAACAGTTTTAATGAATGCTATTCCAGCACAGATTGCCGGTGTAGAATCAATAGTTTTAGTGTCACCTCCTGATAAAAATGGCTCAATTAGTCCTTATATACTTGCAGCTGCCTGGGTATGTGGCATAAAGGAAATATATAAAATAGGTGGAGCACAGGCAATAGCAGCTCTTGCTTATGGAACGGAAACTATTAAGCCTGTATATAAAATAACAGGTCCAGGAAATATATATGTTGCAAGGGCAAAAAGCATGGTATATGGGAAAGTTGATATAGATATGGTGGCAGGTCCAAGTGAAATATGTGTTGTTGCAGATGAAAGCTCAGATACAAAATTCATAGCAGCAGATATGCTATCCCAAGCTGAGCATGATGAAAATGCAGCATCTATTTTAATAACAACAAGTGAAAAGGTTGCATATAAAGTTATTGAAAATATAAATACTCAATTAAAATATTTGAGTCGAAAGGATATTATTGAAAAATCATTAGAAAGTAATTGCAGAATATTTATAACAGATAATATTAAAACCTGCATTAATATTTGCAATGAAATTGCACCAGAGCACCTTGAGATTATGGTAGAAAACCCCTTTGAACTGCTTCCTTTAGTTAAAAATGCAGGGGCTATTTTTTTAGGGAAATTTTCTCCAGAGCCCCTTGGAGATTATTTTGCAGGTCCTAATCATACCCTTCCAACTTCAGGTACAGCAAAATTCTCATCACCTTTAAGTGTTGAGAGTTTTATGAAAAAATCAAGTATTATTTACTATGATGAAATGAATTTAAAAAATATAAAAGATAAGATAATAAAGTTTGCAAATAATGAAGGGCTCGATGCTCATGCTAATTCTATAAAAGTGAGGTTTGATTATGGAGAAGCTAATTAA
- the hisC gene encoding histidinol-phosphate transaminase, with amino-acid sequence MEKLIKKSVYELEAYSAVNELCEIKLDANENPNDLFRNYHEYFLNEIIKNNINRYPDPTSLRLRKELSKYTGIDEDNLICGNGSDEIIGLIINAFVDKGDNVVIHVPTFSMYKITARISGAKVIEVESDEDFNIDINKIIKKANENNAKLIFLCNPNNPTGNVIKRDDILKVLHDTNSIVVVDEAYFEFYGQTVIDKIDEDRLIVIRTLSKAFALAGARIGYAAAATKIINVLNKIRSPYNLNIFSQITGVIMLKHVDDVRKSIDEIKCEKEYILNQLQGLNGIKVYNGCGNFLLIRFQEFNKAVKLLKEHGISVKSFNSDILKGCIRVTIGKRHENDKFINTVKRVVNNE; translated from the coding sequence ATGGAGAAGCTAATTAAAAAGAGTGTATATGAATTAGAGGCATATAGTGCAGTTAATGAACTTTGTGAAATAAAACTTGATGCTAATGAAAACCCTAACGATTTATTTAGAAATTATCATGAATATTTTTTAAATGAAATTATAAAAAATAATATAAACAGATATCCTGATCCTACTAGCCTTAGATTAAGAAAAGAACTTTCAAAATATACTGGCATTGATGAGGATAATTTAATATGTGGGAATGGTTCTGATGAAATAATTGGGTTGATAATAAATGCTTTTGTAGACAAAGGAGATAATGTGGTAATACATGTTCCAACCTTTTCAATGTACAAAATTACTGCAAGAATATCAGGAGCAAAGGTTATCGAAGTAGAAAGTGATGAGGACTTTAATATAGACATAAACAAAATTATTAAAAAAGCAAATGAAAATAATGCAAAGCTTATATTCCTTTGCAACCCTAATAATCCTACAGGAAATGTAATAAAAAGGGATGATATATTAAAAGTTTTGCATGATACAAATAGTATAGTTGTTGTTGATGAAGCTTATTTTGAATTTTATGGGCAAACAGTTATAGATAAGATTGATGAGGATAGGCTTATAGTTATTAGAACTCTTTCAAAGGCTTTTGCTCTTGCTGGAGCAAGAATAGGATATGCTGCTGCAGCCACGAAAATTATTAATGTTTTAAATAAAATAAGGTCCCCGTATAACCTCAATATATTTTCACAAATTACAGGGGTTATAATGCTTAAGCATGTTGATGATGTTAGAAAAAGTATAGATGAAATAAAATGTGAAAAAGAATATATACTAAATCAGCTTCAAGGTTTAAATGGGATAAAAGTTTATAATGGCTGTGGGAATTTCTTGCTTATCCGTTTTCAAGAATTCAATAAAGCTGTAAAACTACTAAAAGAACATGGTATTTCAGTAAAATCATTTAATTCGGATATCCTAAAAGGATGTATAAGGGTTACAATTGGAAAAAGACATGAGAATGATAAATTTATAAATACTGTAAAGAGAGTGGTTAATAATGAATAG
- the hisH gene encoding imidazole glycerol phosphate synthase subunit HisH — protein sequence MIAIIDYGAGNLKNVYRAVINMGFDAKVTSKAEDINNSKAMILPGVGAFGDAIYNLEKADLIDCIKENISKGKYILGICLGFQLFYDVSYEGGCYKGLGLLKGEVVRFSGKLKVPHIGWNSLVFNKEDEIVKGIRNNDYAYFVHSYYVKPDNFEDVILYCDYEVKVPAIVRNNNIIGMQFHPEKSGKVGGKLLKNFGELIK from the coding sequence ATGATTGCAATAATTGATTATGGAGCAGGGAATTTAAAAAATGTTTATAGAGCAGTTATTAATATGGGCTTTGATGCAAAGGTAACGTCAAAGGCTGAAGATATAAATAATAGTAAAGCTATGATACTTCCAGGGGTTGGAGCCTTTGGAGATGCTATTTATAACCTTGAAAAGGCAGATTTAATTGATTGTATAAAAGAAAACATTTCTAAGGGCAAATATATTCTTGGAATATGCTTGGGATTTCAGCTTTTTTATGATGTAAGCTATGAAGGAGGATGTTATAAAGGATTAGGTCTTTTGAAAGGAGAAGTAGTAAGATTTAGCGGAAAGTTAAAAGTGCCTCATATAGGATGGAATAGCCTTGTTTTTAATAAAGAAGATGAAATTGTAAAAGGAATTAGAAATAACGATTATGCTTATTTTGTGCACTCTTATTATGTTAAGCCTGATAACTTTGAAGATGTAATTTTATATTGTGATTATGAAGTTAAGGTTCCTGCTATTGTAAGGAACAACAATATAATAGGTATGCAGTTTCATCCCGAAAAAAGTGGGAAAGTTGGGGGAAAACTTTTAAAAAATTTTGGGGAGTTGATAAAGTGA
- a CDS encoding flavodoxin domain-containing protein, giving the protein MKKTLIICESKYGTTKKAADTLALILGPSKVISCNEFNEEYKNYDFFVLGSPIYMESFDEKIIRFAIEERDFLRTKKIALFCTCLAKSKEKEYFKPIISILEKECIVTAKALGGALKLKELEKEDMDLLISFSEKAKIVLKDADFYDVKEVVDLGLEIKGFRDKIIPSAPYLKVKFLLEEFLKCHNTCTLSTSFNGRVRGTPIEYTYEDGYIYLFSEGGEKFANILLNENVSISIYDNYDNMTKLAGVQIFGKAYIVPYRGKEYCDIAQIKGLNVEQLLKLPIKMNIIKIKLIRAEILFSKFKTMGYDIRQIFNFE; this is encoded by the coding sequence ATGAAAAAAACTTTAATAATATGTGAAAGTAAATATGGTACTACAAAAAAAGCAGCAGATACTTTAGCCTTAATATTAGGACCATCGAAGGTCATATCCTGTAATGAATTTAATGAAGAATACAAAAATTATGATTTTTTTGTTTTAGGATCTCCAATATACATGGAGAGTTTTGATGAGAAAATTATTCGTTTTGCCATAGAAGAAAGAGATTTTTTAAGAACAAAGAAAATTGCTCTGTTTTGTACGTGCCTTGCTAAATCAAAGGAAAAGGAATATTTTAAACCGATAATATCAATCCTTGAAAAAGAATGTATAGTAACAGCTAAAGCACTTGGTGGTGCTTTAAAGCTTAAAGAACTGGAAAAAGAAGATATGGATCTTCTAATTAGTTTTTCTGAAAAAGCAAAGATTGTTTTAAAGGATGCTGATTTTTATGATGTTAAGGAGGTTGTGGATTTAGGCCTTGAAATTAAAGGCTTTAGGGATAAAATAATTCCGTCTGCTCCTTATTTAAAGGTTAAGTTTTTATTAGAGGAATTTTTAAAATGCCACAATACCTGTACTCTTTCAACATCATTTAATGGTAGGGTTAGAGGAACGCCTATAGAATATACTTATGAAGATGGATATATATATTTATTTAGTGAGGGTGGAGAAAAATTTGCCAATATATTATTAAATGAAAATGTTTCAATTTCTATATACGATAATTATGATAATATGACTAAGCTTGCAGGGGTACAGATTTTTGGTAAAGCCTATATAGTACCATATAGAGGTAAGGAATACTGTGATATAGCACAAATAAAAGGACTTAATGTTGAGCAGCTTCTAAAACTGCCAATTAAAATGAATATTATAAAGATTAAGTTAATAAGAGCAGAGATTTTATTTTCAAAATTCAAAACCATGGGGTATGATATAAGACAAATATTCAATTTTGAATAA
- the hisG gene encoding ATP phosphoribosyltransferase — protein MDYLSIALAKGRIANKAINILKDCGINFTDYENSRKLIFEDKSSKTRIILVKADDVPIYVESGVADVGIVGKDTILESDSNVYEIMDLGFGRCNFVVAALKDFCYRKGKKLKVATKYPKVAREYFIKKKEPVDIIKLNGSVELAPIVGISDVIVDIVETGTTLKENGLVVLEEICPISARLISNKVSFKNKSEDIKNLADCFGRQRDEKDICK, from the coding sequence GTGGATTATTTAAGTATAGCGCTTGCAAAGGGAAGAATAGCAAATAAAGCAATAAATATTTTAAAAGATTGTGGAATTAATTTTACAGATTATGAAAATTCAAGAAAACTCATATTTGAAGATAAAAGCTCCAAAACAAGAATTATACTTGTAAAAGCAGATGATGTTCCTATTTATGTTGAAAGTGGTGTTGCAGATGTTGGAATTGTTGGTAAAGATACAATTTTAGAATCAGATTCTAATGTATATGAAATAATGGACTTAGGTTTTGGAAGGTGTAACTTTGTTGTAGCAGCTTTAAAGGACTTCTGCTATAGAAAAGGAAAAAAATTAAAAGTTGCTACTAAATATCCAAAGGTTGCAAGGGAATATTTTATTAAAAAGAAAGAACCAGTTGATATTATTAAGCTTAATGGTTCAGTTGAACTTGCACCTATAGTAGGTATTAGTGATGTGATAGTTGATATTGTTGAAACAGGGACAACTCTTAAGGAGAATGGACTTGTAGTTCTTGAAGAAATATGTCCTATAAGTGCAAGACTTATTTCAAATAAAGTGAGTTTTAAAAATAAGTCTGAGGATATTAAAAATTTGGCTGATTGTTTCGGGAGGCAAAGGGATGAGAAGGATATATGTAAATGA
- the hisIE gene encoding bifunctional phosphoribosyl-AMP cyclohydrolase/phosphoribosyl-ATP diphosphatase HisIE: MTLQIKFDDNGLIPAIIQDEKSKKVLMLAYMNEESIEKTITTGTTWFYSRSRKKLWNKGETSGNYQKVKRISFDCDCDTVLIEVEPLGNACHTGSSSCFFNEFYVDEDKSSDDKEIIINLYERIMNRKQNPKEGSYTNYLFNKGIDKILKKVGEESSEVIIASKNDSREEMIYEISDLLYHVLVLMVDKGISIEDIKKEIKRRYEK; the protein is encoded by the coding sequence ATGACGCTGCAGATAAAGTTTGATGATAATGGGCTCATACCAGCAATAATTCAAGATGAAAAAAGTAAAAAAGTACTTATGTTAGCATATATGAATGAGGAGTCAATAGAAAAAACGATTACTACTGGAACAACATGGTTTTATAGTAGAAGTAGGAAAAAACTTTGGAATAAAGGAGAAACCTCAGGAAATTATCAGAAAGTAAAGAGGATAAGTTTTGACTGTGATTGTGATACAGTTCTCATTGAGGTTGAACCTCTTGGAAATGCATGTCATACAGGAAGTAGCAGCTGTTTTTTTAATGAATTTTATGTAGATGAAGATAAGAGCAGTGATGATAAAGAAATAATAATAAATCTTTATGAAAGAATTATGAACCGTAAGCAAAATCCTAAAGAAGGTTCATATACTAACTATCTTTTTAATAAAGGAATAGATAAGATATTAAAAAAAGTTGGAGAGGAGTCAAGTGAAGTTATTATAGCTTCTAAAAACGATAGTAGAGAAGAAATGATTTATGAAATATCTGATCTTTTGTATCATGTACTTGTGCTTATGGTAGATAAAGGAATATCAATTGAGGATATTAAGAAGGAAATTAAAAGAAGATATGAAAAGTAG
- the hisA gene encoding 1-(5-phosphoribosyl)-5-[(5-phosphoribosylamino)methylideneamino]imidazole-4-carboxamide isomerase — MIIFPAIDIKNGRCVRLTQGNQKYEEVFYDNPVDAAMLWEKLGAEYLHVVDLDGAFCGQPQNKHIVKNIIESVDIPLQLGGGIRTIKDIEEVISLGVKRVILGTAAISNKELIINALKEYGDNIAVSIDAKDGYAAINGWMEVSNKNAFDLAIELERLGLRYLIYTDILKDGMLSGPNFEHIRLLKNKTNLNIIVSGGISSADDLLELKKLGVYGAIVGKALYTGQIKDFGGIVLACKEDYSLS, encoded by the coding sequence GTGATAATATTTCCAGCAATTGATATTAAAAATGGCAGATGTGTTAGGCTAACACAGGGTAATCAAAAGTATGAAGAAGTTTTTTATGATAATCCTGTTGATGCTGCAATGTTATGGGAAAAATTAGGGGCAGAATATTTACATGTTGTTGATTTAGATGGTGCATTTTGTGGGCAGCCTCAAAATAAGCATATAGTCAAAAATATAATAGAATCAGTAGATATTCCTTTACAGCTTGGAGGAGGAATTAGAACCATTAAAGATATTGAAGAGGTAATCTCATTAGGAGTAAAAAGGGTGATTTTAGGAACTGCAGCAATATCCAATAAGGAATTAATAATAAATGCATTAAAAGAATACGGGGATAATATTGCAGTATCTATTGATGCAAAAGATGGCTATGCTGCAATAAATGGATGGATGGAAGTGAGCAATAAAAACGCCTTTGATTTGGCAATAGAGCTTGAAAGATTAGGATTAAGATACCTTATATATACGGATATACTAAAGGATGGGATGTTGTCAGGTCCTAATTTTGAACATATAAGATTGCTAAAAAATAAAACAAATTTAAATATAATTGTTTCTGGTGGAATAAGTTCTGCAGATGACTTGTTAGAGTTGAAAAAACTTGGTGTTTATGGGGCAATTGTTGGAAAGGCTCTTTATACAGGGCAAATAAAAGATTTTGGAGGGATTGTGCTTGCTTGCAAAGAGGATTATTCCCTGTCTTGA
- the hisB gene encoding imidazoleglycerol-phosphate dehydratase HisB, which produces MNRETNILRKTNETDINMYLCIDGKGRGEIDTKIGFLNHMLDLFSKHSFFDLKIKAVGDIEVDNHHTVEDLGIVLGQAFLNCIGDKKGISRYSTVFTPMDEALSMVSIDISGRGYLIFDVPFNKEFIGNFETELIKEFFYAFAINSKTTLHIKLMYGENSHHIAESIFKGFGRVLYNASRVDEKIEGVLSTKGSL; this is translated from the coding sequence ATGAATAGAGAAACAAATATATTAAGAAAAACAAATGAAACAGATATTAATATGTATTTATGTATAGATGGTAAAGGACGAGGGGAGATTGATACTAAAATAGGATTTTTAAATCACATGTTAGATCTTTTTTCAAAACATAGCTTTTTTGATTTAAAAATCAAAGCTGTTGGCGATATAGAAGTTGATAATCACCATACAGTTGAAGATTTAGGTATTGTTCTTGGACAGGCTTTTTTAAACTGCATAGGAGATAAAAAGGGAATTTCAAGGTATTCTACAGTATTTACACCAATGGATGAGGCTCTTTCTATGGTTTCAATTGATATAAGTGGAAGAGGGTATCTAATATTTGACGTTCCATTCAATAAGGAGTTTATTGGTAATTTCGAAACTGAGCTTATAAAAGAATTTTTTTATGCATTTGCAATAAATTCTAAAACTACCCTTCATATTAAATTAATGTATGGAGAAAACAGTCATCATATTGCTGAATCTATATTTAAAGGGTTTGGAAGAGTACTATATAATGCTTCAAGAGTTGATGAAAAAATTGAGGGCGTTTTATCGACAAAAGGAAGTCTATAG
- a CDS encoding DUF378 domain-containing protein, with amino-acid sequence MKKLYKVALILVLIGAINWGLVGLFQFDLVATLFGGASSLISRIIYTLVGLSGIYLLSDLIANKK; translated from the coding sequence GTGAAAAAACTATACAAAGTAGCATTGATACTTGTACTAATTGGAGCTATAAATTGGGGGCTCGTAGGGCTTTTTCAATTTGACCTTGTAGCTACCCTCTTTGGAGGGGCAAGCAGCTTAATTTCAAGAATTATATATACACTTGTTGGGCTATCCGGCATATATCTTCTATCTGATCTTATTGCTAATAAAAAATAA
- a CDS encoding aspartate carbamoyltransferase regulatory subunit yields MLTINSIKKGIVIDHIKAGCGIKIFNYLNLDKADFRVALIMNVESQKLGKKDIIKIENVIDLDYTVLGLIDPNITIDIIEDEKIKNKIKLKLPSKVVDVIKCKNPRCITSIEKYVQNVFYLVDEAKGEYRCQYCDEVHRLEEAKV; encoded by the coding sequence ATGTTAACAATAAATAGCATTAAAAAAGGAATAGTAATAGATCATATTAAAGCTGGCTGTGGAATAAAAATATTCAACTATCTTAACCTTGATAAGGCAGACTTTAGAGTTGCACTTATAATGAATGTTGAAAGTCAAAAACTTGGAAAAAAAGACATAATTAAAATAGAAAATGTTATAGACCTTGACTATACTGTTCTTGGGCTTATAGATCCTAATATAACGATAGATATTATAGAAGATGAGAAAATAAAAAATAAAATAAAACTGAAGTTGCCTAGTAAAGTTGTAGATGTCATAAAATGCAAAAATCCACGCTGTATAACCTCCATAGAGAAATATGTTCAAAATGTGTTTTATCTTGTGGATGAAGCAAAGGGAGAATATAGATGTCAGTATTGTGATGAGGTTCATAGGCTTGAGGAGGCAAAGGTATGA